Proteins from a genomic interval of Brachybacterium vulturis:
- a CDS encoding AEC family transporter yields MTGVLAGFFIVWSMIGAGWVVGRTGVLGPHGRYVLNRSTFFIASPALVLVGLLESDVGEVLSLPMAVAGISGLATGGILLLVVSLFTSRRGPDLVMTAISGSVVNGANMGFPIALYVLGDISHALPVILFQQAVYTPLYLFVLHRVTEEDAPGAAGVLRSIVANPTIIASAVGLLLVVAGVSIPDLALEPVRSFANMAIPAMLLAYGLSLYGSRPLAKDDGYRGLIALASSAKLLLMPMIALGVGLLLGLRGSSLFEVVVMAALPTAQNVYVAAARYRASENLARDTVLITTIGTVLVLLLISAVLGV; encoded by the coding sequence GTGACCGGAGTCCTCGCCGGGTTCTTCATCGTCTGGTCCATGATCGGCGCGGGCTGGGTGGTGGGCCGCACCGGTGTGCTCGGACCGCATGGCCGCTACGTGCTGAACCGGTCCACCTTCTTCATCGCCTCACCGGCCCTGGTGCTGGTGGGGCTGCTCGAGTCCGATGTGGGCGAGGTGCTCTCGCTGCCGATGGCCGTGGCCGGCATCTCGGGTCTCGCCACCGGCGGCATCCTGCTGCTCGTGGTGTCCCTGTTCACCTCCCGCCGCGGGCCCGACCTGGTGATGACCGCCATCAGCGGCTCGGTGGTCAACGGGGCGAACATGGGCTTCCCCATCGCCCTGTACGTGCTGGGCGACATCTCCCACGCCCTGCCCGTGATCCTGTTCCAGCAGGCGGTGTACACGCCGCTGTACCTGTTCGTGCTGCACCGGGTCACCGAGGAGGACGCCCCCGGAGCTGCCGGCGTGCTGCGCAGCATCGTCGCCAACCCGACCATCATCGCCTCCGCCGTGGGCCTGCTGCTGGTGGTGGCGGGGGTGAGCATCCCGGACCTGGCGCTGGAGCCCGTGCGCTCGTTCGCGAACATGGCGATCCCGGCGATGCTGCTCGCCTACGGGCTGTCCCTGTACGGCTCGCGCCCGCTGGCGAAGGACGACGGCTATCGCGGGCTGATCGCCCTCGCCTCGAGCGCGAAGCTGCTGCTGATGCCGATGATCGCGCTGGGGGTGGGGCTGCTGCTGGGCCTGCGCGGCAGCTCCCTGTTCGAGGTCGTGGTGATGGCCGCCCTGCCCACGGCGCAGAACGTGTACGTCGCGGCGGCCCGCTACCGGGCCTCGGAGAACCTCGCCCGTGACACCGTGCTGATCACCAC